The Polynucleobacter necessarius genome has a window encoding:
- a CDS encoding transporter, with protein sequence MFRIKNLLMLMAFGPGLAWAIDLQPNDIVAPAPNKNYLTLSYINSENTTQYRNGSALPGNPVIGTQSAILRGSRTFNIGDLPAVSYLQLPYGAISPAGSFASAPGDTGIGDLSFATAIWPYANKSTRTYLGIAGYLITPTGSYSSQRAFNLGENRFRTDLQIGFQTPITSNVDGMIAVDTMWFGGNSQCGAACGLSTNGAP encoded by the coding sequence ATGTTTAGGATTAAAAATCTCCTCATGCTAATGGCTTTTGGGCCAGGTTTAGCTTGGGCGATCGATTTACAGCCGAACGATATTGTTGCCCCTGCACCCAATAAAAACTACTTAACTTTGAGTTACATCAATTCAGAGAACACCACTCAATACAGAAACGGCTCCGCGCTACCTGGCAATCCAGTGATTGGTACGCAAAGCGCAATTTTGCGTGGCTCTCGCACCTTCAATATCGGTGACTTGCCTGCAGTCAGTTATCTACAGTTACCTTATGGAGCGATCAGTCCCGCCGGATCTTTTGCGAGCGCACCTGGCGATACCGGCATTGGCGACCTCAGCTTTGCTACAGCGATCTGGCCCTATGCCAATAAAAGCACCAGAACCTATTTGGGAATAGCTGGATATCTCATTACTCCAACAGGAAGCTACTCCAGCCAGAGAGCCTTTAATCTTGGTGAAAACCGTTTTCGAACAGACTTGCAGATCGGTTTTCAGACTCCAATCACTTCAAACGTCGATGGCATGATTGCCGTAGATACGATGTGGTTTGGTGGGAATAGTCAGTGTGGAGCAGCTTGCGGACTCAGTACCAACGGCGCTCCTTAA